A stretch of Perognathus longimembris pacificus isolate PPM17 chromosome 1, ASM2315922v1, whole genome shotgun sequence DNA encodes these proteins:
- the Spin1 gene encoding spindlin-1 → MKTPFGKTPGQRSRADAGHAGVSANMMKKRTSHKKHRSSVGPSKPVSQPRRNIVGCRIQHGWREGNGPVTQWKGTVLDQVPVNPSLYLIKYDGFDCVYGLELNKDERVSALEVLPDRVATSRISDAHLADTMIGKAVEHMFETEDGSKDEWRGMVLARAPVMNTWFYITYEKDPVLYMYQLLDDYKEGDLRIMPDSNDSPPAEREPGEVVDSLVGKQVEYAKEDGSKRTGMVIHQVEAKPSVYFIKFDDDFHIYVYDLVKTS, encoded by the exons GCAG GCCATGCTGGAGTGTCTGCAAATATGATGAAGAAGAGGACATCCCACAA AAAACATCGGAGCAGTGTGGGGCCCAGCAAGCCTGTGTCCCAGCCACGGCGGAACATCGTAGGCTGCAGGATCCAACATGGGTGGAGAGAGGGCAACGGCCCTGTCACCCAATGGAAGGGGACTGTCCTGGACCAGGTGCCCGTGAATCCTTCTTTGTATCTTATAAAGTATGACGGATTTGACTGTGTTTATGGACTAGAACTTAATAAAGATGAAAGAGTTTCTGCACTTGAAGTCCTCCCTGACAGAGTTG CAACATCTCGAATCAGTGATGCACACTTGGCAGACACGATGATTGGCAAAGCAGTGGAGCATATGTTTGAGACAGAGGACGGCTCTAAAGATGAGTGGAGGGGGATGGTCTTAGCACGGGCACCTGTCATGAACACATGGTTTTATATCACCTATGAGAAAGACCCTGTCTTGTACATGTACCAGCTCCTAGATGATTACAAAGAGGGCGACCTTCGCATCATGCCCGATTCTA ATGATTCTCCTCCAGCAGAAAGAGAACCAGGAGAAGTTGTGGACAGCCTGGTGGGCAAACAAGTGGAATATGCCAAAGAAGATGGCTCCAAAAGGACTGGCATGGTCATTCACCAAGTAGAAGCCAAACCATCCGTCTATTTCATCAAGTTTGATGATGATTTCCATATTTATGTCTACGATTTGGTGAAAACATCCTAG